A genomic region of Phragmites australis chromosome 2, lpPhrAust1.1, whole genome shotgun sequence contains the following coding sequences:
- the LOC133897228 gene encoding protein neprosin-like, producing the protein MASSCAKKPPRVPIIASVVPSLLLLVSCSAVLVSARDGCKNSTQQTLFRARDELLALRRVIARMDRMEKDSNKTIKSPDGDIIHCVPSHLQPAFDHPQLRGQKPEDEPAERPKPKGGAAEEEAVFFPQAWSDGGERCPEGTVPVRRTTERDLLRSSSARRFGMKPRASNVRRDSTNSGHEHAVGYVTGDQFYGAKASLNVWSAKVASPTEFSLSQIWVISGSFGNDLNTIEAGWQVSPELYGDNNPRFFTYWTTDAYQETGCYNLHCSGFVQTNNRIAIGAAISPTSVYNGRQFDISLLIWKDPRRGHWWLQLGSGALVGYWPSLLFTHLGEHANMVQFGGEVVNSRPSGSHTPTQMGSGHFPREGFNRAAYFRNVQVVDWDNSLVPAAALRLVADHPGCYGIQGGYNRAWGNYFYYGGPGRNVHCP; encoded by the exons ATGGCTTCTAGCTGCGCCAAGAAGCCGCCCAGAGTCCCAATCATTGCCTCCGTTGTCCCCTCCCTGCTCCTCCTCGTATCTTGCTCGGCCGTCTTGGTCTCCGCGAGGGACGGATGCAAGAACAGCACGCAACAGACGCTCTTCCGTGCCAGGGATGAGCTGCTCGCGTTGAGGAGGGTGATTGCTCGGATGGACAGGATGGAGAAGGATTCTAACAAGACAATCAAG AGTCCCGACGGCGACATCATCCACTGCGTGCCGTCGCATCTGCAGCCGGCGTTTGACCACCCGCAGCTCAGAGGCCAGAAGCCCGAG GATGAGCCTGCGGAGAGGCCCAAGCCCAAGGGCGGCgctgccgaggaggaggccgtctTCTTCCCGCAGGCGTGGAGCGACGGCGGCGAGCGGTGCCCCGAGGGGACGGTGCCGGTGCGGCGGACGACGGAGCGCGACCTTCTGAGGTCCAGCTCGGCCCGGCGGTTCGGGATGAAGCCCCGGGCCAGCAACGTGCGGCGCGACTCCACCAATAGCGGCCATGAG CACGCGGTGGGGTACGTGACGGGGGACCAGTTCTACGGTGCGAAGGCGAGCCTGAACGTGTGGTCGGCCAAGGTGGCGTCGCCGACGGAGTTCAGCCTCTCCCAGATCTGGGTCATCTCCGGCTCCTTCGGCAACGACCTCAACACCATCGAAGCTGGATGGCAG GTGAGCCCTGAGCTGTATGGTGATAACAACCCAAGGTTCTTCACATACTGGACG ACCGACGCATACCAGGAGACCGGCTGCTACAACCTCCACTGCTCCGGCTTCGTCCAGACCAACAACCGGATCGCCATCGGAGCCGCCATCTCACCGACCTCGGTTTACAATGGCCGGCAGTTCGACATCAGCCTCCTCATATGGAAG GACCCTCGGCGGGGGCACTGGTGGCTGCAGCTGGGGTCGGGCGCGCTGGTGGGGTACTGGCCGTCGCTCCTGTTCACGCACCTGGGCGAGCACGCCAACATGGTGCAGTtcggcggcgaggtggtgaACTCGCGCCCGTCGGGGTCGCACACGCCGACGCAGATGGGGAGCGGCCACTTCCCCCGGGAAGGCTTCAACCGCGCGGCCTACTTCCGCAACGTGCAGGTGGTGGACTGGGACAACAGCCtcgtccccgccgccgcgctccgGCTCGTCGCCGACCACCCCGGGTGCTACGGCATCCAGGGCGGCTACAACCGCGCGTGGGGAAACTACTTCTACTACGGCGGACCCGGCAGGAACGTGCACTGCCCATAG
- the LOC133897254 gene encoding universal stress protein PHOS32-like: MGGRNIGVAVDFSSCSKAALRWVSTNLTRNGDKLILIHVNNSYQKEQGAVHLWEQSGSPLIPLTEFSDPHVTKTYGVSPDKETIEILTQVANQRGIEVLAKIFYGDPAKKLHESVDLVPLNCLVLGSRGLSTLKRALMGSVSTYIVNHASCPVTVVKENM, translated from the exons ATGGGTGGGAGGAACATTGGAGTCGCTGTGGACTTCTCATCATGCAGCAAAGCAGCTCTGAGATGGGTTTCAACGAACCTTACCAGAAATGGTGATAAACTCATACTTATCCATGTCAACAATTCCTACCAGAAGGAGCAAGGAGCAGTTCATCTCTGGGAACAGAGTGGCTCAC CACTCATCCCCCTGACAGAGTTCTCAGATCCCCATGTCACCAAGACATACGGTGTATCGCCGGACAAGGAGACAATTGAGATCCTTACCCAAGTGGCAAATCAGAGAGGG ATTGAAGTCCTCGCAAAAATATTCTATGGTGACCCTGCAAAGAAGCTGCATGAATCAGTGGACCTGGTTCCCCTCAACTGCTTGGTCCTCGGAAGTAGAGGGCTAAGCACGCTTAAGAG GGCTCTGATGGGGAGTGTGAGCACCTATATCGTGAACCATGCATCTTGCCCCGTCACAGTTGTGAAGGAGAACATGTAG
- the LOC133897246 gene encoding pentatricopeptide repeat-containing protein At1g66345, mitochondrial — translation MAMNAGGRVVARCGGGLLGRAPASALCTAATTPQHISHYLAHHPRATWEALSAAFPASAAAAPHGHVDAVLLSLARHPHASPEPVAKNALTFFHWSAASASSSGPSPSSSSHSLRSYCLLVHLLSRAALFRDASVILESAISKHSSSPASCFLGAFFAAYEDSGTAATTRGLHLLVHAYARLRLPEEALEACCYLAQRGVLPSLSAFNAVLHAARRAGEFRVAWEVFELMTLKRVYANQSTVELVVGVLSREGKLARMAALVGRIHGTKCAPGVVAHVALTLRMIEEARVEQTILLLKRMLQRNILLDDIAYSLIVHAYCRIGDLKSASEQRDDMVRRGCRLNAFVYTCLIRAHCHEGSVDKAVQLLQEMISMGLKPYDATYSHLIAGCFRQGKVEEGLAYFESMIHEGFVTDIDTCNEMLEALCDAGEAGKANDLLTVVMANGIVPVQDTYRSLMDGYGKVGDAQGVVKIYHEMEHRGLNPGVEGFTTLVRTLCQCGNPREAEKFLTVMEKKAVAPTSELYDMLISSYCEKGNTERALWLYDKMMTGNEKFVPSADTFMMLVRRVIKVKNACSPNSSPCDHDPC, via the coding sequence ATGGCCATGAACGCCGGCGGCCGCGTGGTCGCGcggtgcggcggcggcctcctcggCCGTGCTCCCGCCTCCGCGCTGTGCACGGCGGCCACGACGCCTCAGCACATCTCCCACTACCTCGCACACCATCCGAgggcgacctgggaggcgctctCCGCCGCCttccccgcctccgccgccgcggcgccccACGGCCACGTCGACGCCGTTCTCCTCTCCCTCGCCAGGCACCCACACGCTTCCCCCGAGCCCGTCGCCAAGAACGCCCTCACCTTCTTTCACTggtccgccgcctccgcctcctcctccggcccctcgccgtcgtcgtcctcccACTCTCTCCGCTCCTACTGCCTCCTCGTCCACCTCCTCTCCCGCGCCGCGCTCTTCCGCGACGCCTCCGTCATCCTCGAGTCCGCCATCTCCAAGCACTCCTCGTCCCCCGCTTCTTGCTTCCTCGGCGCCTTCTTCGCTGCCTACGAGGACAGCGGTACGGCCGCGACGACCCGCGGCCTCCACCTCCTGGTGCACGCATACGCGCGGCTGCGACTCCCGGAGGAGGCCCTCGAGGCCTGCTGCTACCTCGCGCAGCGCGGCGTGCTTCCCTCCCTCTCCGCCTTCAACGCCGTGCTGCACGCGGCGCGGCGCGCCGGGGAGTTCCGTGTCGCCTGGGAGGTGTTCGAGCTTATGACGCTGAAGCGGGTGTATGCCAACCAGAGCACCGTCGAGCTTGTCGTCGGCGTCCTGAGCCGGGAAGGCAAGCTCGCCAGGATGGCGGCGCTCGTGGGGAGGATCCACGGCACAAAGTGCGCCCCAGGCGTGGTCGCGCACGTGGCACTCACGCTGAGGATGATCGAGGAAGCGAGGGTGGAGCAGACGATCTTGCTGCTGAAGAGGATGCTGCAGAGGAACATTCTGCTCGACGACATCGCTTACTCACTGATCGTGCACGCCTATTGCCGAATTGGTGATCTGAAGTCGGCATCCGAGCAGCGTGACGACATGGTTCGTCGAGGCTGTCGCCTTAACGCATTCGTGTACACTTGCCTCATCAGAGCTCATTGTCACGAAGGCAGTGTTGACAAGGCCGTGCAGTTGCTCCAAGAAATGATATCCATGGGATTGAAGCCATATGATGCTACGTACAGTCATCTCATTGCTGGGTGTTTCAGACAAGGGAAGGTGGAGGAGGGCTTGGCGTACTTTGAAAGCATGATCCATGAAGGTTTTGTGACCGATATCGACACTTGCAATGAGATGTTAGAGGCGCTCTGCGATGCAGGAGAGGCCGGCAAGGCGAACGACCTGCTGACGGTAGTGATGGCCAATGGAATTGTTCCTGTTCAGGATACATACCGGAGTCTGATGGATGGATACGGCAAGGTTGGTGATGCACAAGGTGTTGTCAAGATCTACCATGAGATGGAGCACAGAGGGCTTAATCCTGGTGTTGAAGGTTTTACCACCCTGGTCAGGACCCTTTGCCAGTGTGGAAATCCAAGGGAAGCTGAGAAGTTTTTGACAGTGATGGAGAAGAAAGCAGTGGCTCCAACTAGCGAATTGTACGATATGTTGATCAGTAGTTACTGTGAGAAGGGTAACACTGAGAGGGCACTTTGGTTGTACGATAAGATGATGACGGGGAATGAGAAGTTTGTCCCCTCTGCTGACACTTTTATGATGTTGGTGAGAAGAGTGATCAAAGTCAAGAATGCTTGTTCTCCTAATAGCTCACCATGTGATCATGATCCTTGTTGA
- the LOC133897262 gene encoding putative cytochrome c oxidase subunit 5C-4: MSTTAHKVATQAARKATGRRPPSVLREIVYGLSLGIFAGYLWKLHHWSNQRRTREFYSLLDQGKITVVVDEPPPGAED; encoded by the coding sequence ATGTCGACGACTGCGCACAAGGTGGCGACGCAAGCGGCGAGGAAGGCGACGGGGAGGCGGCCGCCGAGCGTGCTGAGGGAGATCGTGTACGGCTTGAGCCTGGGCATCTTCGCCGGATACCTGTGGAAGCTGCACCACTGGAGCAACCAGCGCCGCACCCGCGAGTTCTACAGCCTTCTCGACCAGGGCAAGATCACCGTCGTCGTCGACGAGCCGCCGCCCGGAGCCGAGGACTGA
- the LOC133909814 gene encoding uncharacterized protein LOC133909814, whose amino-acid sequence MRAKCLKILLLVSLIPLALRASSPLLGHGVPSSSHHQSWTRRRSTTATATGVSVSTSVHKGYHHQTRHRRRMGSSLAAFDTRRLRQDDGDGWFDDEKRLAPVGSNPLHNLR is encoded by the coding sequence ATGAGAGCCAAGTGCCTCAAGATTCTGTTGCTGGTGTCTCTGATCCCTCTGGCGCTCAGGGCGAGCTCGCCTCTCCTCGGCCATGGCGTGCCATCATCGTCTCATCACCAATCCTGGACCAGGAGAAGGAGCACTACCGCTACTGCTACCGGCGTGAGCGTCTCCACTTCGGTGCACAAGGGGTACCATCACCAGACGAGGCACCGGAGGAGGATGGGGAGCAGCCTCGCCGCCTTCGACACGAGGCGGCTCCGGCaggacgacggcgacggctgGTTTGACGACGAGAAGCGGCTGGCGCCGGTGGGGTCCAACCCGCTGCACAACTTACGATGA